In the Hordeum vulgare subsp. vulgare chromosome 7H, MorexV3_pseudomolecules_assembly, whole genome shotgun sequence genome, one interval contains:
- the LOC123410719 gene encoding late embryogenesis abundant protein 6-like, giving the protein MNLAKEKVKDAASAAKAKAKITHAKVAEKTEAATARSHDERELAHERGKAKVAAAEAELYQAKVTHREEAMEHRLHKRGHKHSGGH; this is encoded by the coding sequence ATGAATCTCGCCAAGGAGAAGGTGAAGGACGCCGCGAGCGCCGCCAAGGCCAAGGCCAAGATCACGCACGCCAAGGTGGCCGAGAAAACGGAGGCGGCGACGGCAAGGTCACACGACGAGCGTGAGCTGGCGCACGAGCGGGGCAAGGCCAAGGTCGCCGCCGCCGAGGCGGAGCTGTACCAGGCCAAGGTGACCCACCGCGAGGAAGCCATGGAGCACCGCCTCCACAAGCGCGGGCATAAGCACAGCGGCGGTCACTGA